In Terriglobia bacterium, the sequence CCTGACACCCGACACCTGAAACCTATCGTCATCTTCAGAATAAACGTTGTCACTCACTTTTCCACGGCGCTATACTACGCAGATCCACCATAAGGAGAATTCCGATGTCTCCCATTACCTTCACCTTGAACGGAAAAAAGCAGACAGTTGATGTCAGCCCCGAGATGCCGTTGCTCTGGGTATTGCGCGATACGCTGGGTTTGACTGGAACCAAGTATGGCTGTGGGATGGCATTGTGCGGCGCTTGCACGGTCCATCTGGAGGGGGACGCCATCCGTTCCTGTGTGACGCCCATCTCCGAGGTTGCCGGGAAGAAGGTCGTCACAATCGAAGGACTCTCGCCCGAGAACAGCCACGTGCTTCAGAAAGCGTGGATTGCTGAAGAGGTGCCACAATGCGGCTACTGCCAGCCGGGGCAGATCATGAATGCCGCCGCGCTGCTGGCCAAGACACCGCACCCTTCTGATGCCGACATCAATTCGGCCATGTCGGGCAACATCTGCCGCTGTGGAACCTATCAGCGGATTCGCAGTGCCATTCATCGTGCGGCGGGCGGAGGTGCGAAATGAACACGACTTCCAAGATGACTCGTCGAAATTTCATAAAAGCCGGGACGCTGGCAGGCACCGGTCTTATCGTCGCCTTCTACTTGCCCTCCGGCCGCGAACTGGACACTTCCCTCGATGCGGCGGACGGCTCGTTTGCCCCCAATGCTTTTCTGCAAATCGAACCTTCCGGCAAAATCACGGTGTGGGTGACCAAGTCGGAAATGGGACAGGGGGTTCAGACTTCCCTCCCGATGCTGGTTGCAGAAGAACTGGAAGCCGATTGGTCCACCATCCACATCAAGCAGGCCGACTCCAATCCCAAATATGGGGATCAAGGAACAGGGGGCAGCGAGAGCATCCGCACGATGTGGACCCCGCTCCGCAAGGCGGGCGCCACGGCGCGTGCGATGTTGATTACAGCGGCCGCACAGACATGGGCCGTCGATAAGTCGACGTGCAGGGCCGAGAAGGGCATGGTCATTCACGGGCCGAGCGGACGGAAGCTCGGTTATGGCGCGCTGGCTGAAAAAGCTTCGAAGTTGCCGGTCCCGACCACGGTTCCCTTAAAGGACCCCAAGGATTTCCGAATCCTCGGCAAGAAGGTGCCCCGACTCGACACCGGCATCAAAGTGGATGGCAAGGCGGTGTTTGGACTGGATGTTCGAGTCCCTGGCATGCTCTATGCGACCCTTGCTCGATGTCCTGTTTTTGGCGGTAAGGTGGCGAGTTTTGACGCCTCCAAGGCCAAGGCGATCCAGGGGGTCCGCGATGTGATCAAGGTTCGCGACGGGATCGCCGTCATTGCTGAGAACACATGGCTGGCGATGGAGGGGCGCCGGGCGTTGGAGATCAAGTGGGACGAGGGTCCTAACACCGGGGTGAGCAGCCCCAGCATCACCAAACTGTTTGCGGATCAGTTCAAGCAAGCCGGGCTGGTGGCGCGCAAAGTGGGGGATGCCGACGCCGCGCTGAAGAGCGCGCCGAACATCCTCGAGTCCATGTTTGAATTCCCTTACCTTGCTCACGCCACCATGGAACCGATGAATTGCACTGCCGACGCCCGTGCTGACCGGTGCGAGATCTGGGCTCCCACACAGTTCCCGTCCTGGGGGCAGGAACTGGCAGCGGGAGTCGTCGGCCTGAAGCCGGAGCAAGTGAAGGTGCACGTCACGCTGCTGGGTGGAGGCTTCGGCCGCCGCGCCAATCCCGATTTCATGGTCCAGGCCGCTGAAATCTCCAAGGCCATCAGTGCTCCGGTCATGTTGGTGTGGACGCGCGAAGACGATATGCAACATGATTTCTATCGCCCGACCTCCGCTCAACTCCTTCGTGCCGGGATCGACAGCAAGGGTCTTCCGGTGGCCTGGCATCATCACATCCTTGGACCCTCCATCGACGCCCAAATGAATCCCAAATTCACGGGTCTGGATAAGGGTGCCGTCGATGTGGCCGCGACCCTTCCCTACACGATCCCCAACATCCATGTGGATTTTTTGAATGTCAACATCCCCGTGCCGGTGGGTTGGTGGCGCTCGGTGTGGGCTTCGCAGCATGCCTACGCCAACGAATGCTTTCTGGACGAAATTGCCTACGCATCCCGAAGCGATCCGTACGAGTTCCGCTTGAAATTGCTGGCCAACGAGCCACGGTACAAAGGGGTGTTGAAGCTGGCGGCCACCAAAGCGGGGTGGGGAAAGAAACTTCCCGTAGAAAGGGGAATGGGAATCGCGGTCGCGAAATCCTTTGGCACCTATGTGGCCCAGGTTGCAGAAGTCACGGTGGAATTCAAAAAGGTCACGGTGCATCGTATCGTGTGTGCCGTGGATTGTGGACAGTATGTCAACCCCGATACCATTGAAGCGCAGATGCAGAGCGCCATTGTCATGGGACTGACCGCCGCATTGAAGGGCGAGATTACGATCGACCGGGGCCGGGTCATGCAGGGCAACTTCAATGATTACCCGGTGCTGCGGATGGAAGAAGTGCCGGTCATTGAGACCTACATCGTGCCGAGCCAGGAAAAGCCCGGCGGGATCGGGGAGCCCGGGCTGCCTCCGGTTGCCCCGGCGGTCGCCAATGCCATCTTCGCCTCCATCGGCAAGCGCATCCGGAGACTGCCCATTCGCTCGACCTATCCGGGCTGATTCACCGCAGAGACGTCGAGCTTTATCATAGAGCTTTGGTAGCCCCGCCTGCGCTTTTTGCCGGCGGGGGCCTTTCCGATCGTTCGTCCGTCATCGTAGGTTCATACCACACCGCAACGAAATGCCCCCGCTCAAACCGATTTAGTAGCACCGGTCCTGCCTCGCGGGACGCTTGGGGACTTTGTCCGATGAGTCCGCCCCCCTCATCTCGTAGGACGTCGCGGTAACCTCACTTAAGGTCCCGCTTCAAGCGCGTTGGCAATTATTGTTTGCTAAACGCGAAAATGTGAAGGACAGGTCGCTATCCCCTATTTGAGGTCAAGAATAAGTCTTCATGCGCGCCTTGTAATACCAGTTAATCAGGAAAAGGACACCTACCAGGAACAACGGCCCCGGAATTATCAAATAGGCCGACCAATGAAATCGTCCCCAAACCTTCTCGAGATAAAACAGTCCACAGACGGGGAATAGGATTGCGCCCACCCAATCCCGGTGCCAGGAAATCGCCAGGACGATCAGAATGACAGCGGTCGGGATGAGATGCATCAGCAGGGCCAAGGAAGTCTTCCAAAAGCCCTGTCCTCCGCCGAATACATCAAGCGCAAAGAGGCTGACAAAAAGCGCAAAAAGAAGACATAGAATCCTCGGGGTCCAGAACAGCAATGGTCTTGCATGTGTGCTCATCAAGGCCTCCTATCGCCCTCATACCCTATCGATGAATCCCGTTTAAGAACGATGCGACAGGGAAAACTAGAGAAAACAGGACACATGTAACGTGCGGGGGAGGTTCGTCGAAGCAGACTCAGAAGAAATTCCAAAATCCAATTGGTCCGCGGCGGATAAAATCCAAACAAAAACCATATTACAGGTACCAAACAAAATCCCAACGGGAACGGGTCATCGCACCAGGATTCATTTCGCTTTGAAAGGTTCCACAAGGCGGAGATTGATCATTTTCTTGGCGAGAGAATAAATGTCTTTCTGGCTTCCGGCTTTGCGAATACCCACAGCGACCACGATGACGACCACCAGTCCCCGGTCGACCCGGTAGATAATTCGGTAGCGTTGGCCCACCGCTCGGAGACTTCGATAGCCCGCCAACTCTTCGACCAGTGGCTTGCCTTGCTTTTCAAGATCTTCCGCCAATCCATCGATGCGGCTGATGATTTTCTCCATAATCCTGCGCTCTGAAATGCCCTTCAGAATTGTCAGGGCGAATGGCGTAATTCTGATTTTGTAGCGCACCCCTAGAGCCTCTTCCTTGCTTTTTCCCATGGGATGGTCTTCCCTGCCTCCGCCTCCTTAATTGCCTGGCGCAAAGCGGCCATCTGCTCGTTATCTCCCAGAATCTCCAGGGTCTCAACGATCGCCTCGTACAGATCCCACCGCAAGATGGCCAGGACAGTTTCTCCCCGCCGCGTTACCGAGATGGCCCCCGGTCGGCGTTGAAGCCTCTCCGGAAGGCTGGCCAACTTATTTCGGGCATCGATGATGGCCATCTCAGCAGCTACATCCGTACTCATTCGCTTCTTCTCCTTTCTCCATGAGGCCGTGCTAGAGACGATCCGTACTACGACACGTACGGCAAGGAGTACGCATCTATCAAGACCTTTCTCAGCACCCCACCTAGAACAATGTATGGCCGAGCCCGCTACTCCGAGAGAGCACAGCGGGGGTGTCATCTTTGTATCGCACACATCGCAAAGAGCGCGATGTATGCGCCACCCACCAAAAAACAAAATTCCAAATTCCAAAGTCCAAAGTCCAAACAAAACCCAAATTCCAAAATCCAAACAAACCCACAATCAACCCCGAGAGATCGAAGTGTGTGGCACTCCATCCGCCCCGCTATAGGTCTGTGTTGAGAGAAGTCGCCTATGGCCCATGATGGTGCAGATGCTCATCGCCCTTCAACCGCAGCCGCAGATACATCATGAAACCCACGGGATGATTGCCATAGAACGGTTTGATCACCATGGGAACCCCGTATCCCGTGAAGTTTCCTCCCAACCCGATTGTAATCCCTGCCGCCTCTTTGACATCCCGCGTGTATCCCAGCGTGTAAGCATGGATGCGGAACACCGAGCCCGCCGTGCGGGCGAGCAGTTCCTTGACCTCCGGCTGGTCGTCGAACAGCTCGTCCTTGTCGACCAGCTCGATTCGGCCGGTCAGATAGTTTTTGTTCTGAAACTGAACGACCGATTCCACCAGGTATGAATTGATATTGCGCCGTTCAGCCACCTTATGATTGCGGCCCCAGATGAGGCTGGTCGCCCAATGTCCGGAGGCCAGGGGCCGGTTATAGGTCACCGAGGCCGTCGACCGGACGATGTCTCCGGGCTCGAGTTCCTCGGGATGCTTCAATCGACCCACTGACACCTGCGCGCTCCAATTGCTCGCAGGTGTCACGGTGAACCGCGTTGACCACGAATCGACGGCCCCATGATCGATGTTCCAGCGGTTCTCATTGGGCTCGCGGCCATGAAACCCACTTCCCTCGATCCGGACCATCCCGAATTTGAACCCAGCCGTGAGCACCTCGTTGACGATATGAGAAGAATCCTGCAGATGATGCGAGAGGGTGGCCTGCGGAAGCTCCGCGGCGGAAACGCGATGCGGATACGCTACCGGCCCGAGGGCCGGATCCCCCACCGGAGCGAAATAGAAATCCACCATGCTTTTCTCGCCGAGATGCCGCGCGTACTGTACGCTCAACTCCATGAAGAGGTCATGAGGATGCTGCCCATCGACGACCGCCTGGCCAAAGGCGGTCTCACCGGTTTGAAAGAGCAAAGGATATCGGCGCTCGGTCACCGTGGCGGGTTCCAGGCTCAGCATTGCTCGAACCATGAAGCTGCCGCTCCCCACCTGGCGGTGAGCCATCCCCATGAACCAGTTCGAGGAGAATAGTTTGTCGCCGCCCCGTGGACCGCTCTGCTGGATGTCGCCCACAAACGCCGAGCCATGAAACATGAAGTTCCAGGAGCGGGCGTTAATCATCTTCATGTGCATCGGCGAGGATCCGGGGTTGACGCTGGTGCCTGAGCCCTGCTCCATTAAAAACATCCCTGAAGGGTTCAACTCCGGCAATTCCATCCCTGGCATGGACATCTTTTCCATCTTCGAATGATCGTGTTCGGGCGTTTGGGTCGCCGCGGCCTTTTCAGGGGGTGGGGCCGGATGCTGATGCGGTGCGGCCGGCTTCTCATCTCCTTTCTCCTGCCCGGCTTGGACGCCCGCCCCGCAATCCTCTCTCATTAAACTGTGGGAATTGGCGGGACGCACCAGGGAAAAGACGAGAAGCAGAAATAAGAGCGATCTCAACCGGAGTGCCTTGGACCCGGCGCTGTTCATCCGATCCTCTCCTTTAATCCTCTTACCTTGCCCAGTGACTGAGCCATGAGCCCGCTCCCGCACGGAAGCCATGATGAAAACGCCGTTCTTTTTCATTTTACATTCTACACCTTTACCACTTAATCCCTGGAGCCCTGCCGAGCATTCCCTGACCTTGCCCCTGAATTTGACCGGGCGTATACTCACAAGGAATCACTTTGCGGCCGAACTCCAGGGCCTCAGTAATTTTCTTGCCACCAACTGATCCAATCACCCGCGATGAAGGAATTGATTGAAACAGGCACTACGTTCTCCCACTACCGGATTCTTTCCCCCCTCGGCTCCGGCGGGATGGGTGAGGTGTACCTGGCTGAAGACGACCGGTTAGGTCGCAAGGTCGCGCTCAAGCTATTGCCGGTCGAATACATCCAGGATCAGGAACGGATGCACCGCTTCGAGCAGGAAGCGCGCGCTGCCTCTGCCTTGAATCATCCCAACATCATTACCATTTTCGATGTCGGCCGCGCCGAAAACGTCCATTTCATCGCCACCGAGTTCATCGAAGGATCGACCCTTCGCCAATATCTGGCCAAAGCAAAGCTGAGTTTGAGGGACGCCGTGGATGTGGCCGTTCAAGTGGCCGGCGCCTTGAGTGCGGCCCATCGGGTGGGCATCGTGCATCGTGATATCAAGCCCGAGAACATCATGTTGCGGCCGGATGGCTACGTGAAGGTCCTGGATTTCGGGCTGGCCAAGCTGACCGAGCCGACCCCGTCTGATTCCGAGTCACCCACTCGGGCGACCGTGCAAACGGAGACGGGCGTGGTGGTGGGGACGGTGAGTTACATGTCTCCCGAGCAGGTTCGAGGCGTGGTCGTTGATGCTCGCACCGACCTCTTCAGTCTGGGTGTGGTTCTCTATGAAATGGTCGCTGGTATTCCGCCCTTTGAAGGCGGGAGCAAGAGTGAATTGATTGCGGCCATCCTCGACCGAGAGCCCCCGCCGCTGGCCCGGTATGCGCGCGATGTTCCCAATGAAGTGGAAAGAATTGTCAGCAAAGCCCTGCGGAAGGACCGCGAGTTGCGTTACCAGACGGCCCGGGACGTTCAGATTGATCTAAAAAGTTTGAAAGAGGACCTTGAATTTGAAGCCAAACGCGAACGAGTAGGTCAGGCCACCTCGAGTGGAACACAGGCGATCGCTTTGGAGGGAGAGCCGGCCGCCGTCAAGTCCGGGACGCACCCCCTACCTCAAGCGACCTCCAGCGCTGAGTATCTGGTCACCGAGATCAAACGCCACAAGAAGACCACATTCCTGGTTCTTGCCTTGTTGATCCTGGCGGCAAGTGGGGTGATTTATGTCCAAACCCGAAGCGGGAAAACCATAAGTTCTCTCGCGGTCCTGCCCTTTGTCAATGTCACCGCGGATCCCAACAGTGAATACATCCCGGATGGCATCACCGAAAGCCTCATCAACCGACTGGCCCAGCTGCCAAACCTCACGGTGATGTCGCGAAGCTCAGTCTTTCGGTATAAGGGCCGTGAACCTGATGTCCAGGAGGCCGGACGCCAGCTGAAGGTCCAGGCCGTCCTGACAGGAAGGGTGGTGCAGCGTGGCGATGACCTCGACATCAGCGCCGAGCTTGTGGATGTGCACAACAACAGCCACCTCTGGGGAGAACAATACCACCGCAAGCTTTCCGATATACTCACCCTGCAGAGCGACATTGCCCGCGAAATTTCGGAGAAGCTGAAACTGAGGCTGACGGGGGCCGAGAAGGACCGTCTAGCGAAAAATTACACCGAGAATACCGAAGCCTATCAGTTGTATCTCAAGGGTCGGTACCATGCGGCCAAGTTTACCGAGGACGGCCTGGCCCGGGGACTCAACTATTTCAACCAGGCGATAGCCATCGATCCTTCTTATGCGCTTGCCTACGATGGAGTCGCGTATTACTACGTGACGGCCGCGGACTGGTTCATGTCGCCCCGGGAAGCCATGCCGAAGGCCAAGGCGGCGCTCCAAACCGCATTGCGGATTGACAATGCCCTGTCTGAAGCTCACACCTCCCTGGCCATCGTTTCTTACTGGTACGAGTACGACTGGGCGACGGCGGAGCGGGAATTGAAGCGGGCCCTGGAACTCAATCCAAATGATGCCTCCGCGCATCAATTCTACGGATCGTTTCTGGCCTGGACCGGAAGAGTGGACGCGGGAATTCGAGAAGCGAATCGGGCCATTGAGCTGGATCCACTGTCACCCCAGGCCCGCACCTACCTGGGTGTCAATCTGTTCTTTGCGCGGCGGTACGATGAAGCGGTCAAACAACTTGAGGAGGTCACTCGCACGAGCCCGAATTACTGGTGGGCGCATGTTTTTCTCGGAAGGTCCTTCGCGCAGACGGGAAGACTTCCCGAAGCCATTGCCGAGTTCCAGAGTGCGAAACGGATCGAAGATGCTATCTCGGAGATCGACGCGGCGCTTGGCCATGCGTATGCCCTATCGGGAAGGAAGAGCGAAGCAGAAAAGGTGCTCGAGGAGTTGAAGCAGCGTTCCATGCGAAGTTACGTCTCGCCATACAACATGGCCGTTGTTTGTGCCGGGCTGGGTGAAAAGGATGCAGCGTTTCAGTGGCTCGACAAGGCCTATGACGAACGCCCATTTTACCTAACCTGGCTGGAAGTGGATCCGGACCTCGACATTCTGCGTTCCGATCCGAGGTTTAGCAAATTGCTTCGTCGAGTAGGGTTCAAGAGATAGTTGTCAGAGAGAAGCTATCAGTTTTCAGCAGTCAGCAATCAGCAAGCATTTGACAGTTCCAAATAGCGAGCGGTCATTGCCCTTGTTGAATTGGATGGCTTTGCGTATGCAAGGTCGCAGACAAAGGAAAATGGCATGGAAGCCCCGAACTGAACTCGGATGCTATATCCGTGCTCGTCGGGAGGCTCTGGGTTTGAGCATCCGGGAGATGGCAAAGAGGATGAAGAAAGATCACACTTATGTTCGTGAGGTCGAAAGAAGTGCCTCTTCCATGTTCCGGCGCTCAATGGCATCCTGGGCCAAGGCGCTCGGGTGCCGTCCATCCGATTTACAACGGTTTGCCGGGAACCCGGGCTATGCAAAAGAGAGTCCCACTGAGCTCGGCCGGTTCGTCCGCAGACGCCGCAAAGAATTGGGCCTCAGTCTTCAGCAACTCGCAGGGCATGTGGGTGTGACCCGACAACGGATGAGCCAGATTGAAATTGATCGGGGGGTCGTCCTCTCGAGAGGCGATACGGTTCGCAGAATGGCCCAAGCGCTCCGCGCGGAAACTACAACGCTCAAGCAGCTTGGGTGGAAGGAGAAATGTGATCAGGCCCTTCATCGAATGGTCCATCGGCCCCCTGAACGGTCAACGCCTTTGGGCACCTTCCTTACCTGTCGACGTCTTGAACTTCGATTAACGCAGCACCAACTCGCCAGCCAAGTTGGAATTGATCGCGCCATGGTGAACAAATTGGAGCGCGGAGAATCAAGAAGCGTTCGATCCTTGCGCCGGCTGTCACGAGTTCTGGGACCGATCCCCCCCCAACTCCTTCCCCTCAGGCGAATGCTAACCCTGATGACGTCGGACCCCGATATCCCTTTCTTGGAGTAGACCCTCCGAAGGGGGAGTCAGTCAAGGGGCATAACCCTAACAATTGCATTGCCTGTCCCGGGTTCTTCAGGGACGACTAGTGATGGTGAGCCTCAGATGCCCCTACCCTTTATGATTGTGGTGCGGTGTACTGGAGGAAATCTCGGGGGAAAAGATCGTTCCGAATGAATCCAGAAGGTCTGTAATACATCGACACACGGATCTGCCGTCGACGACAGAAAAAACTGCAGGTTTTGTCAACCGCCAGTTTTTGCCGACAGCTGACGGCTGGTTGCTGGCGACTGGTAACCGCTTGCTGATGGCTGACGGCTGATAGCTTCTTTCTGACAACTGAGATCTGCTAGCTAATTGCTGACTGCTGAAAGCTGATCGCTGATGGCTGTTCTTCTCAAATATCCAGGACTGAAACCCTTTCCACGCTAAATACTAAAGGAACCTCGCACTCGGGGACCATGGACAGAGCTAACCCGACAGCCTGGTCTGAGGAGTCTGCGATTCCCACAAACTCCTTATCGTGTTCAGGATGCTTGCCGTCAACAATCCTGACCTTGAATACATGGGGCATCTTGAAATTCTGATCGAATCCGTGAGTCGAAAAATCAGACGGGACCCAGTGTGCAGGAAATGAGGGAGTATCAGGACTGGGCAAAGCGGCCTGCGGCTCGACAGTCTGATTATTCTCCAATCCCCCGAATTTGTTCATAGACATCTGAAATTGTCCCATGGACGGATATCTCTCCTCTCCCCAAACACGGCATCTGACGTAACGGTAGAGATATCCTAACGCAATGATGTGGAAACTTATTGCAATGCACAAAAAAACCGCAGCCATTATCGACATCTACCCGCATCGCTTTCTGGGCGGCTTCCTTCATTCGAAAGTGGCATGCTCCTGGTCCAGGGGCTACCCACTCCTGGACCAGCGCTCCGCCGACAGAGCCCTCAGCGGTCGAGGGCTTAAGTTGAGCTGATTCCTTCTGTCGCTCCCGGCGGAAGTCCCCCTTCATCCGGATCTATCACCTCTTGGGCCTTTATTCCATCCCGCTGTCCTCGAGCTCCCCTGCGGGCAAAACTACCCTTTCCGGTCCTCCACGATTGCCCGCCTGTTCGATGACGTATGCCAACTCCTGCTCCAACCTCGATGGAGCCAGTTTCCGTCCGACGCTCTCCCCGGGCAACCACACTTCGGACAGAAAAGTCCGGTTCCCATAACCGTTGAACACGAGCATCCCCTTATCTGCAATCTTATCCCGGGAGCCTGCAAGCGGCATGGGGGGTTGGATGATCATGCCGAGATTCCCTTTGTGCTGGTGGATCCGCAGTACTCCCCGGTACAAGGCAGGGAGATGGTGAGTGATCATATATTCCCCTGGAGGGAATATGTTCTCGCCAACGAGAAAATCGAACGGGACGTTAAACCTTGCCATGCCGTCGTTCTGACCTCGGGCGGATCCGGCCCCCATCAGGATGAGGGCCCAGATCGTCACAAGGATTCTCCATCCTTGTTTATTCAAAGGATCACCTCTTTGAGTCTCATATCGAGGCGAACCTGATTGCGGCCTCCCTGGATCCCCTATCGGCCCGGAATCACCCTGGCGACCGATGGCCCTCGCAAGGGCTCGCCTCGACTCCGCCTCATAAGGCGGTCTGTCTCTTCTACCTATATAAGGCGGGAAAACGAGGAGAAATGGCCCATCCCTACAGAGTTTTTTTTCGAGCGCCCCCCGTCGGGGGGAATTGGTGTTAGAATCGGGTGTTCTCCAACGCAGATCGATTGGAGAGAGCCCCGAATGCCCATACCCCCGCCCGAGAAAGTCAGCCAGTTGTTGCTTGATTGGAGCAAAGGGGACAAAGCCGCTCTGGATGCCCTGGTTCCGCTGGTGCACGAAGAACTGCACCGATTGGCTCATCACTATATGGGAGGAGAGCACTCCGGGCACACGCTTCAAACCACGGCACTTATCAACGAAGCCTATCTCCGGCTCACCGACTACAGGAACATGCGTTGGCAGAATCGGACCCACTTTTTCGCCGTTGCGGCACAAGTCATGCGGCGCATCCTGGTTGATTACGCTCGGAGCCGCCATTATGCCAAGCGGGGCGGAGGCGACTCCCATGTTTCCTTGGACGAAGCGATGGTCTTGTCGGAGGATACGTCGTCCGAGCTCATCGCGGTCGAAGAAGCCCTCAACGACCTGGCCGCCTTTGATCCCCGCAAGAGTCAGATTGTCGAACTGCGTTTCTTTGGCGGGCTGAATATCGAGGAGACTGCCGAGGTTTTGGCGATCTCGCCAACCACGGTGAAGCGGGAATGGCAAAGAGCCAAGGCCTGGCTGTACCTGGCGATCAAGAAGGGGGGAGCGACTGGAAAGTGACAGGGAACGGCAGGTGCGAAGTCATGCGGTGAGCCTTGGAAAGAGGCGTCAGGGCAAGTCTATGAGGTCAAGCTGCGTCAATTGACGGTCTAATGCCCGGGTTCCCGCATGTTTACTCTCGAATCCTATACTGGCAACTGAGAACTGACAACCGGCACCCTCCTCTATGGATACTGCCCGCTGGAAGCAGATTGATGAAGTCTTCGAGGCCGCCCTGGAACGCGAGCCCCACGAACGCCCAACATTCCTTAACCAAGCCTGCGCCGGTGATGAGGAATTGCGGACACAGGTTGAGTCCCTGCTCGCCTCCGAAGAGCAGGGCCGAAGCTTTATTGAAACACCTGCCGTCGAACTTGCGGCCCATTCCCTGTCAAACCAGCAGACCCGATCCATGACAGGAAGGATGGTCGGCCCTTACAAGATCCTGCAGCCCCTGGCCTCAGGGGGAATGGGCCACATCTATCTGGCCAAGAATACCAAGCTTGACCGACTCGTCGCCCTGAAGGTGTTTCCTGCCTACCTCGCCCAGGACCAAGACCGGATGAGCCGCTTCGAGCAGGAAGCCCGCGCGATCTCCGCTCTCAACCATCCCGCAATCCTTACCATCTACGAGGTGGGACATTCTGAATCGCTCCACTTCATTGCCACGGAATTCATCGATGGAAAGACATTACGTCAGACCTTGATCGAAGGAAGGTCGGATCCCCGCGAAGCAATCGACATGGGCATACAGGTCGCCGGTGCGTTGGCGGCAGCCCACGAGGCGGGGGTGGTGCATCGAGACATCAAACCTGAAAACATCATGCGGCGGCGCGACGGCTATGTAAAGATCCTGGACTTCGGGCTGGCCAAAATGATTCATTCGCAATCGCTCCCGGTCGATCCCGAGGTGTCCACCCTCGCGGATGTTCAGACGAACACCGGCATGGTGTTGGGAACCACCCATTACATGTCTCCTGAACAGGCTCGCGGCCTGGACATCGACGGACGAAGCGATATTTTCAGTCTCGGAATCGTGATCTATGAAATGGTCGCGGGCCGTC encodes:
- a CDS encoding helix-turn-helix domain-containing protein, producing MAWKPRTELGCYIRARREALGLSIREMAKRMKKDHTYVREVERSASSMFRRSMASWAKALGCRPSDLQRFAGNPGYAKESPTELGRFVRRRRKELGLSLQQLAGHVGVTRQRMSQIEIDRGVVLSRGDTVRRMAQALRAETTTLKQLGWKEKCDQALHRMVHRPPERSTPLGTFLTCRRLELRLTQHQLASQVGIDRAMVNKLERGESRSVRSLRRLSRVLGPIPPQLLPLRRMLTLMTSDPDIPFLE
- a CDS encoding type II toxin-antitoxin system Phd/YefM family antitoxin, with translation MSTDVAAEMAIIDARNKLASLPERLQRRPGAISVTRRGETVLAILRWDLYEAIVETLEILGDNEQMAALRQAIKEAEAGKTIPWEKARKRL
- a CDS encoding type II toxin-antitoxin system RelE/ParE family toxin; the encoded protein is MRYKIRITPFALTILKGISERRIMEKIISRIDGLAEDLEKQGKPLVEELAGYRSLRAVGQRYRIIYRVDRGLVVVIVVAVGIRKAGSQKDIYSLAKKMINLRLVEPFKAK
- a CDS encoding protein kinase encodes the protein MKELIETGTTFSHYRILSPLGSGGMGEVYLAEDDRLGRKVALKLLPVEYIQDQERMHRFEQEARAASALNHPNIITIFDVGRAENVHFIATEFIEGSTLRQYLAKAKLSLRDAVDVAVQVAGALSAAHRVGIVHRDIKPENIMLRPDGYVKVLDFGLAKLTEPTPSDSESPTRATVQTETGVVVGTVSYMSPEQVRGVVVDARTDLFSLGVVLYEMVAGIPPFEGGSKSELIAAILDREPPPLARYARDVPNEVERIVSKALRKDRELRYQTARDVQIDLKSLKEDLEFEAKRERVGQATSSGTQAIALEGEPAAVKSGTHPLPQATSSAEYLVTEIKRHKKTTFLVLALLILAASGVIYVQTRSGKTISSLAVLPFVNVTADPNSEYIPDGITESLINRLAQLPNLTVMSRSSVFRYKGREPDVQEAGRQLKVQAVLTGRVVQRGDDLDISAELVDVHNNSHLWGEQYHRKLSDILTLQSDIAREISEKLKLRLTGAEKDRLAKNYTENTEAYQLYLKGRYHAAKFTEDGLARGLNYFNQAIAIDPSYALAYDGVAYYYVTAADWFMSPREAMPKAKAALQTALRIDNALSEAHTSLAIVSYWYEYDWATAERELKRALELNPNDASAHQFYGSFLAWTGRVDAGIREANRAIELDPLSPQARTYLGVNLFFARRYDEAVKQLEEVTRTSPNYWWAHVFLGRSFAQTGRLPEAIAEFQSAKRIEDAISEIDAALGHAYALSGRKSEAEKVLEELKQRSMRSYVSPYNMAVVCAGLGEKDAAFQWLDKAYDERPFYLTWLEVDPDLDILRSDPRFSKLLRRVGFKR
- a CDS encoding (2Fe-2S)-binding protein, translated to MSPITFTLNGKKQTVDVSPEMPLLWVLRDTLGLTGTKYGCGMALCGACTVHLEGDAIRSCVTPISEVAGKKVVTIEGLSPENSHVLQKAWIAEEVPQCGYCQPGQIMNAAALLAKTPHPSDADINSAMSGNICRCGTYQRIRSAIHRAAGGGAK
- a CDS encoding xanthine dehydrogenase family protein molybdopterin-binding subunit — its product is MNTTSKMTRRNFIKAGTLAGTGLIVAFYLPSGRELDTSLDAADGSFAPNAFLQIEPSGKITVWVTKSEMGQGVQTSLPMLVAEELEADWSTIHIKQADSNPKYGDQGTGGSESIRTMWTPLRKAGATARAMLITAAAQTWAVDKSTCRAEKGMVIHGPSGRKLGYGALAEKASKLPVPTTVPLKDPKDFRILGKKVPRLDTGIKVDGKAVFGLDVRVPGMLYATLARCPVFGGKVASFDASKAKAIQGVRDVIKVRDGIAVIAENTWLAMEGRRALEIKWDEGPNTGVSSPSITKLFADQFKQAGLVARKVGDADAALKSAPNILESMFEFPYLAHATMEPMNCTADARADRCEIWAPTQFPSWGQELAAGVVGLKPEQVKVHVTLLGGGFGRRANPDFMVQAAEISKAISAPVMLVWTREDDMQHDFYRPTSAQLLRAGIDSKGLPVAWHHHILGPSIDAQMNPKFTGLDKGAVDVAATLPYTIPNIHVDFLNVNIPVPVGWWRSVWASQHAYANECFLDEIAYASRSDPYEFRLKLLANEPRYKGVLKLAATKAGWGKKLPVERGMGIAVAKSFGTYVAQVAEVTVEFKKVTVHRIVCAVDCGQYVNPDTIEAQMQSAIVMGLTAALKGEITIDRGRVMQGNFNDYPVLRMEEVPVIETYIVPSQEKPGGIGEPGLPPVAPAVANAIFASIGKRIRRLPIRSTYPG
- a CDS encoding sigma-70 family RNA polymerase sigma factor, with translation MPIPPPEKVSQLLLDWSKGDKAALDALVPLVHEELHRLAHHYMGGEHSGHTLQTTALINEAYLRLTDYRNMRWQNRTHFFAVAAQVMRRILVDYARSRHYAKRGGGDSHVSLDEAMVLSEDTSSELIAVEEALNDLAAFDPRKSQIVELRFFGGLNIEETAEVLAISPTTVKREWQRAKAWLYLAIKKGGATGK